One region of Moraxella sp. ZY210820 genomic DNA includes:
- a CDS encoding sigma-70 family RNA polymerase sigma factor yields the protein MSIYQLDTQQLEELRQQMLHFARLQLQQIDLAEDMVQEAFTSACQYAHTFQNQSAFKTWVFAILKHKIIDHFRAIKKCSSKEYQEIEYIENTLFHHNGNWDKDVFQVNEWKSTEQSVYQQQFWDILTICLENLPALQARVFIMREHLDMPSDEICQICQISSANLHTCLYRARLQLQVCLSEKWFNKE from the coding sequence TTGTCAATTTATCAACTGGATACGCAACAGTTGGAAGAGTTACGCCAACAAATGCTCCATTTTGCTCGCTTACAACTACAACAGATTGATTTAGCTGAAGACATGGTACAAGAAGCATTTACTAGTGCTTGCCAGTATGCTCATACTTTTCAAAATCAATCAGCCTTTAAAACATGGGTATTTGCCATTTTAAAGCATAAAATTATTGACCATTTCCGAGCTATCAAAAAATGTTCATCAAAGGAGTATCAAGAGATAGAGTATATTGAAAATACTTTATTCCACCACAATGGAAATTGGGATAAAGATGTATTTCAAGTGAATGAATGGAAAAGTACCGAACAAAGCGTATATCAGCAGCAATTTTGGGATATTTTAACCATTTGTCTTGAAAATTTACCTGCTTTACAGGCTCGAGTCTTCATTATGCGTGAACATTTAGATATGCCTAGTGATGAAATTTGTCAAATTTGCCAAATCTCATCGGCTAATTTACATACTTGTTTATATCGGGCAAGATTGCAATTGCAAGTTTGCTTATCTGAAAAATGGTTTAATAAAGAATAA
- a CDS encoding zf-HC2 domain-containing protein, whose translation MFNCQKITQLISLSHEQDLSKIQHFNVYLHSLMCPACKAFQQNNKQLSILIKKFTQQTDD comes from the coding sequence ATGTTTAATTGTCAAAAAATCACACAACTAATATCTTTAAGTCATGAACAAGATTTAAGTAAAATACAACATTTTAATGTTTATCTTCATAGTTTAATGTGTCCTGCTTGTAAAGCCTTTCAGCAAAATAATAAACAGCTAAGCATTTTAATTAAAAAGTTTACTCAACAAACCGATGACTAA